A window of Desulfobulbus oralis genomic DNA:
GCACCTGGGCGGCCTGTTGCGCCAGATCTGCAGCCGGCGCCAGCACCCTGGCCTTGTCCTTGGCATCCCTGTAATCCTTGAAGGTCAGCGTGGCGTCAAGCGCTGTATCTTTAAGCTGGGCTGTCTTGCCCCGCTCATCCTCGATGAAATTCGAGGAGTATTTGGAAAGAGAGTTGAAAAAATTGTCCATGAAGCTCAGGCCGTCGGTCTTGGTTCCGGGTTTCAGATCCGGATAGAGCGGCATGAAAATCAAAACCAGGACAATCACAAAGGTCGAGAGCAGCGCAATGGCTCTCATACGATACTGGGAAGCGGTCAACATCAGCGGGCCTCCTCGCCTTTAAGCTGTTTGAAATTGGAGAAAAAGCAGAAGAACACCCAAACGGCAAAGGCAATGATGATCGCGAAGAAAATCACAGTGCCGATCAGGTCGATAAGCTCGGCCACATTCGAGGACATGTTGAGGATGCTCATGCTGGCGAGCTTGGCCGGCAGGGCGCAGAGCCGGTTGACGAAGCCGGCGCTGACGGTCAGGGCGAAGAAGCCGCGGATGGTCATGCCCGGCACCACCTTGGTCACCAGGGAGCCGATCTGGATACCGATCAGGGAGCCCAACAGCATGCCCATGGCCAGGGTGTAGAACACGAAGCCGTAGATGCCGTACTGGAAGATGGAGTTGTAACCGGCGGTGAACATGATCTGAAAAATATCGGTGCCCACCGTGGTGGCCGAGGAAACGCCCAGGCCATAGACAAACATCGGGAAGGTCAGAAAGCCGCCGCCCACGCCCATGATGCCGGCAGCCACGCCCACGATGAAGCCGCTGAACACCAGGAAGATCCAGGAGATGCGGCGGCCGCCGGGGGTCACGTTTTCGTCGAAGGTGATCATGGGCGGCAGGTTCAGGGACTGCAGCTTCTTGCCCATGGGCGGAATCTCTTCGGCATAGTGCTTGGCGCCCTCTTCCTTCACGGCAGTCTTGTTTCTGGCCTTGAGCCAGTCGGACAGTGCGAAGAAGGCCAGAAAGCCCAGAATGATGACATAGACGCAGGTGATGAAGGTATCGCTCAGAACCGGATTCCTGGCGTAGATCGCCCGGTTCAGGGTGCCGCCGGTGTAGGAGCCTGCAAGCGCGCCGATCAGGAAGGTAACGGCCAGTTTCACGGACACATGCCCCATCTTGCTGTGCAGGACCGAGCCCATGATGCCCTTGGCAAAGATGTGAAACAGGTCGGTGCCGACAGCCAGAATACCCTTCACGCCCGCGCTCATCAGGGCCGGGGCGATGATGAAGCCGCCGCCCGCGCCGATGCAGCCGCTGATCAGACCGGCACAGAGGCCAACCAGAATGGAAGCGCCGAAAATGAGATGGGTGTAGTGGGATGGCCCAAACGCGGTCTTGCCGCCCAGAAAGGTGGGGAGCTGGCCTTCAGCCGCAAAAAGCCAGGTGCAGCCGACCAGTACGGGCACGAGCAAAAGCCCCAGCACCATGAGCCGCTTGCGGCTTTTCAGAATGTTCGTGGACATCGCCAGCTCCCAGCGCGCCTGATACTGCGCCCCGGTCACCATGACCCCGTACAGATACCGGAAAAAATGCATGATACGCTCCTTTTGTATGGCTGTTGATTCAAACCGTGCCGCCACCGGCCCGGTCATGAGCTGTTGTTGTTTTGCCCTGCTGAAGTCGCCTGTGGGCGCAGGCTGCAGCCCTGCAAGCGCTTCCGGAATCGGATATTGGGGCCAGAAGATGACCTGTCAGATCGCGGGAGGGACACGAAACACAGGGGCCGGGCTCCGGCCTGCGCTCAGGAATTCCTGCTCCTGCACCAGATTTTTTGCGGCAGAGACGTGCATGGCGCCATCCAGAATGACTTCTGTTGTTCTTAGCATGAGCCGTGCCAGAGAGGGAAAATTCTGAGTTTATACAAAAAATATAATAAAAACAATAAATTATTCTTTAAAGCCGCCATGGATTGCATCAGAGGCTCCTGTCATGGCACGCTCTGGTAACAGTTTCTAAGCTCTTTTTGGTGACAAGCGGGCAGGAAAAGGGCAAAATGTCACCAAAAGGAAACAGCCAGGGGCCGCGACCTCTTTTACAGCAACGGGAGCGCATAGCACGGGCCGATTCTTTTCCCACAAAAACCATGGACCAACGAACCATCGCCATACTGGAAAAGCAGCGGCAGGATCTGGTGGTGCGCGTGCTGAAAAAGCACGAGGAGGCCGAAGCCGGCCGGCTCCTGACCGAGCGCATTCTTGAGGGGATCAGCGAGTTTTTTCTGATGTTTGACCAGGACTTCAGACTCGTGCAGGCCAACCGGGACTTTGCGCTTGCAGCGACAGCCGGCGGGCCGGATGCAAA
This region includes:
- a CDS encoding sulfite exporter TauE/SafE family protein; translated protein: MHFFRYLYGVMVTGAQYQARWELAMSTNILKSRKRLMVLGLLLVPVLVGCTWLFAAEGQLPTFLGGKTAFGPSHYTHLIFGASILVGLCAGLISGCIGAGGGFIIAPALMSAGVKGILAVGTDLFHIFAKGIMGSVLHSKMGHVSVKLAVTFLIGALAGSYTGGTLNRAIYARNPVLSDTFITCVYVIILGFLAFFALSDWLKARNKTAVKEEGAKHYAEEIPPMGKKLQSLNLPPMITFDENVTPGGRRISWIFLVFSGFIVGVAAGIMGVGGGFLTFPMFVYGLGVSSATTVGTDIFQIMFTAGYNSIFQYGIYGFVFYTLAMGMLLGSLIGIQIGSLVTKVVPGMTIRGFFALTVSAGFVNRLCALPAKLASMSILNMSSNVAELIDLIGTVIFFAIIIAFAVWVFFCFFSNFKQLKGEEAR